One window from the genome of Haladaptatus paucihalophilus DX253 encodes:
- a CDS encoding thiolase family protein, with translation MDSDTTPVIAKAVRTPQGKEGGVYADVRSEDLSIPLVDTILDETGLTSDHVDDLMWGVAQQRGEQDNNVARVIALLSDLGEEVPATSINRWCASSMQALISASDAIRAGQRTAIIAGGVENMSRVPMSGGYESVHPGLAEQYNIPELQMGMTAEKVAEKYDVSREEQDEYALRSQQRAAEATEAGRFDDEIVPVETEDGLVEEDEGIRPDTSMEALQGLPSVFKAEGTVTPGNASQISDGAAALLVTSKAFAEDHGLDVLATVGDNNVAGVDPTVMGIGPVPATKGLLERTGESIDEFDLVELNEAFASQTLYSQRQLGVPDEKFNVNGGAIAIGHPLGASGARLPVTLTHEMQKRDAKKGLATLCVGFGQGAAITLKRE, from the coding sequence ATGGACAGCGATACCACACCAGTCATCGCAAAGGCGGTTCGGACCCCGCAGGGGAAAGAAGGCGGCGTGTACGCCGACGTGCGGAGCGAGGACCTCTCGATTCCGCTCGTGGACACCATCCTCGACGAGACGGGACTGACGAGCGACCATGTGGACGACCTCATGTGGGGCGTCGCCCAACAGCGCGGCGAGCAGGACAACAACGTCGCGCGCGTCATCGCACTCCTCTCGGACCTCGGTGAGGAGGTCCCCGCGACGAGCATCAACCGCTGGTGTGCCTCCTCGATGCAGGCGCTCATCAGCGCGAGCGACGCGATTCGGGCGGGCCAGCGCACGGCCATCATCGCGGGCGGCGTCGAGAACATGTCGCGCGTGCCGATGTCCGGCGGGTACGAATCCGTCCATCCGGGACTGGCGGAACAATACAACATCCCGGAACTCCAGATGGGAATGACCGCCGAAAAGGTGGCCGAGAAGTACGACGTCTCCCGCGAAGAGCAAGACGAGTACGCGCTCCGGAGTCAACAGCGCGCCGCCGAGGCGACCGAAGCCGGGCGTTTCGACGACGAAATCGTCCCCGTCGAAACCGAGGACGGACTGGTCGAAGAAGACGAGGGCATCCGCCCGGACACCAGCATGGAAGCCCTGCAGGGCCTCCCGAGCGTGTTCAAAGCCGAAGGCACCGTGACGCCGGGCAACGCCTCCCAGATTTCCGACGGCGCGGCGGCGCTCCTCGTCACCAGCAAGGCGTTCGCGGAGGACCACGGCCTCGACGTGCTGGCGACCGTCGGCGACAACAACGTCGCTGGCGTGGACCCGACCGTGATGGGAATCGGACCGGTTCCGGCCACGAAGGGCCTGCTGGAGCGCACGGGCGAGAGCATCGACGAGTTCGACCTCGTGGAACTGAACGAGGCCTTCGCCAGCCAGACGCTCTACAGCCAGCGCCAACTCGGCGTCCCGGACGAGAAGTTCAACGTCAACGGCGGTGCCATCGCCATCGGTCACCCGCTGGGTGCCTCCGGTGCACGCCTACCCGTGACGCTCACTCACGAGATGCAAAAGCGCGACGCGAAGAAGGGCCTCGCAACCCTCTGTGTCGGCTTCGGCCAAGGTGCGGCGATTACGTTGAAGCGCGAGTAA
- a CDS encoding ArnT family glycosyltransferase: protein MPRSRPSTITLAWMVPAVLASLVVFAAYLLTHPYPATGGGLYLAMADAIRDNGYRLPARVPRYTPNGIPFGYPPLAFYVAALARDVLGVGPLALTRFLPGIVTVLTVVPAYLLGREVFADAPDRNRRAGLAALVVAVSPAVFKWHLSAGGIVRAPAFLFTVTGLYVGLRLFRTPENPVRWAVAGAVLFGLSILTHPSYPVFFGTSYLVFFVVFDRSVAGLKRGAFVAAGGLLLAVPWWGHIASVHGIGLLTRTAGSRLGIGRGIFWFPSKFLYARRTRFLPVWHVLTLVGVVALAVRKRYFLPLWFAATVVMFPKPRFLMLVGAFVVAAAVFDWLPTIAEAASKRDGISTDGGRLPRVSLVLLLLLSTYGVATGGLYAANYGPVPERPLHRLQKEPLPSYIDGDDMTAMRWVRERTAADATVLVAGDAAEWFPVFTHRTVVASPWGAEWLPPEERERQISIYRNASACASATCIRQTLDRDDVSPEYVYLTREGSRSWTARETLNRAQWNEMLERLGTSNGTRVVFRNRDVAVVQVNDREKTNRQSSALAEADFTVPSSFHPRSA, encoded by the coding sequence GTGCCCCGAAGTCGTCCCTCTACGATCACGCTCGCGTGGATGGTTCCCGCCGTCCTCGCCAGTCTCGTCGTTTTCGCGGCCTACCTGCTCACGCACCCGTATCCCGCGACGGGCGGCGGCCTGTATCTGGCGATGGCCGACGCGATACGCGACAACGGCTATCGCCTTCCGGCGCGGGTTCCGCGGTACACGCCGAACGGGATTCCGTTCGGCTATCCGCCGCTCGCGTTCTACGTCGCCGCGCTCGCCCGCGACGTCCTCGGCGTCGGCCCACTGGCCCTGACGCGCTTCCTGCCCGGCATCGTCACCGTCCTGACCGTGGTTCCGGCCTATCTCCTCGGACGCGAGGTGTTCGCCGACGCACCCGACAGAAACCGACGAGCGGGCCTCGCGGCGCTCGTCGTCGCGGTCAGTCCCGCCGTGTTCAAATGGCACCTCTCGGCGGGCGGTATCGTCCGCGCTCCGGCCTTCCTGTTCACGGTGACGGGGTTGTACGTCGGATTGCGGCTGTTTCGGACCCCGGAGAACCCCGTTCGCTGGGCGGTGGCGGGGGCGGTCCTGTTCGGCCTGTCGATACTCACCCATCCGTCGTACCCCGTCTTTTTCGGGACGAGCTATCTGGTCTTCTTCGTCGTCTTCGACCGCTCTGTCGCCGGACTGAAGCGCGGCGCGTTCGTCGCCGCGGGCGGCCTGCTCCTCGCGGTTCCGTGGTGGGGCCACATCGCGTCCGTCCACGGCATCGGCCTCCTCACCCGGACCGCCGGGTCGCGCCTCGGAATCGGTCGGGGAATCTTCTGGTTCCCCTCGAAGTTCCTCTACGCCCGCCGCACGCGGTTCCTCCCCGTCTGGCACGTCCTCACGCTCGTCGGCGTGGTCGCGCTCGCGGTGCGGAAGCGCTACTTCCTGCCGCTCTGGTTCGCCGCGACGGTCGTGATGTTCCCAAAGCCGCGATTCCTCATGCTCGTCGGCGCGTTCGTCGTCGCCGCCGCAGTGTTCGACTGGTTGCCGACCATCGCGGAGGCGGCGTCGAAGCGGGACGGCATCTCGACCGACGGCGGACGATTGCCGCGCGTTTCGCTCGTTTTGCTCCTGTTGCTTTCGACCTACGGCGTGGCGACCGGCGGCCTCTACGCCGCGAACTACGGGCCGGTCCCGGAGCGGCCGCTCCACCGGCTTCAAAAGGAACCGCTCCCGTCGTACATCGACGGCGACGATATGACGGCGATGCGGTGGGTTCGAGAGCGGACGGCGGCGGACGCGACGGTCCTCGTCGCCGGTGACGCCGCGGAGTGGTTCCCGGTGTTCACCCATCGAACGGTCGTCGCCTCCCCGTGGGGTGCCGAGTGGCTGCCGCCCGAGGAGCGCGAACGGCAAATCTCGATATACCGGAACGCGTCGGCCTGCGCGTCGGCGACCTGCATCCGGCAAACTCTCGACCGGGACGACGTATCGCCCGAGTACGTCTATCTCACCCGCGAAGGCTCCCGGAGCTGGACCGCCCGCGAGACACTGAATCGGGCACAGTGGAATGAGATGCTGGAACGCCTCGGAACGTCGAACGGGACGAGGGTCGTCTTCCGAAATCGGGACGTGGCGGTCGTACAGGTCAACGACCGAGAAAAGACGAATCGTCAGTCGTCCGCGCTGGCGGAAGCGGACTTCACCGTGCCGTCGTCGTTCCACCCGCGTTCGGCGTAG
- a CDS encoding aldehyde ferredoxin oxidoreductase family protein, giving the protein MLHSTGSLLTIDVGDRTTVAEDVDDVLSSFIGGRGVGVKLAHDRIPFDADPFGPENSLFFTTGPLQCSTMSFTGRMNCTGVSPLTDGLLSSNAGGFLSRHFAATGYGAVQVTGRSDDLVAVHVTDEGIEFEEVPQLAGATVTEVGEYMADEHDLGDEQLVVAGPAGENRVRFASIMTTEHRAFGRGGLGAVLGAKGVKCISFAGDSAPDIDIDPIQMDVHREAATANDHPMKSAGTTSVTEYANHVSALPTRYFSELEFEGASDIGGEAVAEKKYKKGTCSQCAFACKLPTKDEETGLETEGPEYETVMAFGSNAGVDDIVSVMKSNDLCDELGMDTISCGDVISAYLAANDEFGNDELVHDLVEKIAYREDEGDLLAEGVHRAADDLGVEDWTVKGLEFSAHDGRTLNGQGLAFAVSNRGADHMYAEFYSKEYPLVGKDEAVDPTGLDGKPPLIVAKENHNAVLDSGVVCKFSRDFMTEERLETLLDTEYERLQDIGAEIVELERHFNNERGFDREDDTLPYDLPDFEAALSEYYAERGWNDDGTVKSASASADD; this is encoded by the coding sequence ATGTTGCACTCGACAGGTTCGCTCCTGACTATCGACGTGGGCGACCGGACGACCGTCGCCGAGGACGTTGACGACGTGCTGTCGTCGTTCATCGGCGGACGCGGCGTCGGCGTGAAACTCGCACACGACCGGATTCCGTTCGACGCGGACCCGTTCGGTCCCGAGAACAGCCTCTTTTTCACCACCGGTCCGCTCCAGTGTTCGACGATGAGTTTCACGGGACGGATGAACTGCACCGGCGTCTCGCCGCTGACGGACGGCCTGCTCTCCTCGAACGCGGGCGGATTCCTCTCGCGTCACTTCGCGGCCACAGGGTACGGCGCGGTGCAAGTCACCGGCCGAAGCGACGACCTGGTGGCGGTTCACGTCACGGACGAAGGAATCGAGTTCGAAGAAGTCCCCCAACTCGCCGGAGCGACCGTTACCGAGGTCGGCGAGTACATGGCCGACGAACACGATTTGGGCGACGAGCAGTTGGTCGTCGCCGGACCCGCGGGCGAGAATCGCGTCCGCTTCGCGTCCATCATGACGACCGAACACCGGGCGTTCGGTCGCGGCGGCCTCGGTGCGGTGCTGGGCGCGAAGGGCGTGAAGTGCATCAGTTTCGCGGGCGATTCGGCGCCGGATATCGACATCGACCCGATACAGATGGACGTCCACCGGGAGGCCGCCACCGCGAACGACCACCCGATGAAATCGGCCGGGACGACCAGCGTCACCGAGTACGCGAATCACGTGAGCGCACTGCCGACGCGCTACTTCTCCGAACTGGAGTTCGAGGGTGCGAGCGACATCGGCGGCGAGGCCGTCGCCGAGAAGAAGTACAAGAAAGGCACCTGCTCGCAGTGTGCCTTCGCCTGCAAACTCCCGACGAAGGACGAGGAGACGGGACTCGAAACCGAAGGCCCGGAGTACGAGACGGTGATGGCGTTCGGGAGCAACGCTGGCGTGGACGATATCGTCTCGGTGATGAAGTCGAACGACCTCTGTGACGAACTCGGCATGGACACCATCTCCTGCGGCGACGTGATTTCGGCCTACCTCGCCGCCAACGACGAGTTCGGCAACGACGAACTCGTCCACGACCTCGTGGAGAAGATCGCCTACCGCGAGGACGAGGGCGACCTCCTCGCGGAGGGCGTCCACCGCGCCGCGGACGACCTCGGTGTCGAGGACTGGACGGTCAAGGGACTCGAATTCTCCGCCCACGACGGGCGCACCCTGAACGGGCAGGGCCTCGCCTTCGCCGTCTCGAATCGCGGCGCCGACCACATGTACGCCGAGTTCTACTCGAAGGAGTACCCCCTCGTCGGCAAGGACGAGGCGGTGGACCCGACCGGACTCGACGGCAAACCGCCGCTCATCGTGGCGAAAGAAAACCACAACGCCGTTCTCGACAGCGGCGTCGTCTGCAAATTCTCGCGCGACTTCATGACCGAGGAGCGCCTCGAAACCCTGCTCGATACGGAGTACGAGCGGCTACAGGATATCGGCGCGGAAATCGTCGAACTCGAACGGCACTTCAACAACGAACGCGGGTTCGACCGCGAGGACGACACGCTCCCCTACGACCTGCCCGACTTCGAGGCCGCCCTCTCGGAGTACTACGCCGAACGCGGGTGGAACGACGACGGCACGGTGAAGTCCGCTTCCGCCAGCGCGGACGACTGA
- a CDS encoding DUF7344 domain-containing protein → MTTEPPTGEGRISPDTAFEILTNPRRRYALSYLGSKSGRVSIGELAEAVAAWEQDTSVELVSSKERKSVYTSLYQTHLPKMADAGIIVYDRQRGQVRLSDTATELDKFVNPSSKTQNWSRYYLALALVGGIAIVCNLLGMYPFSLVHILVYVALLLAGFTLLSAANLEFVRRKRDSSIADDTARWRF, encoded by the coding sequence ATGACCACCGAGCCACCGACTGGGGAAGGGCGGATTTCGCCGGATACCGCGTTCGAAATTCTCACCAACCCGCGGCGTCGGTACGCCCTCTCTTACCTCGGGTCGAAGTCGGGGCGGGTTTCCATCGGCGAACTCGCCGAGGCCGTCGCCGCGTGGGAGCAGGACACCAGCGTCGAACTCGTCTCCTCGAAGGAGCGAAAGTCGGTGTACACCTCGCTGTACCAGACCCATCTCCCGAAGATGGCCGACGCGGGCATCATCGTCTACGACAGACAGCGCGGACAGGTACGACTCAGCGATACGGCGACCGAACTCGACAAATTCGTCAATCCGTCGTCGAAGACGCAAAACTGGAGTCGATACTACCTCGCGCTGGCGCTCGTCGGCGGGATCGCCATCGTCTGTAACCTCCTCGGGATGTATCCGTTTTCGCTCGTACACATCCTCGTGTACGTCGCGCTGCTTCTCGCAGGGTTCACCCTTCTCTCGGCGGCGAATTTGGAATTCGTGCGACGAAAACGAGACTCGTCTATCGCGGATGACACAGCGAGATGGCGCTTCTGA
- a CDS encoding cation:proton antiporter domain-containing protein, whose protein sequence is MSAEAASAQLLYIVTAIIGLGVVSQVLADRFQVPSVLFLISAGVLFGPVGLGLLDPSAFGDALSSIVGLSVAIIVFEGAFHLKVSKLREAPSAQIRLITVGALISLLGTATVVRYALRQPWDLSLLIGSLLVATGPTVISPILSVVAVRDRVGAALETEGIANDVSAAILAVVMFEVLVLTGSNGFDFGEFLASFVRRLGTGVLVGLVVAGILWYVLHRLNLSRGNAPQNSRLLILVGALTAYAAADFVAKEAGIAAVATAGILLGNANLPYEEKIEEFKGDITLVVLSFVFITLAAQLKPTYLFDLGIGGIVVVLAVMFVIRPLVIFVSASGGRFTRGEKTFMSLVGPRGIIPASVATLFAIRIRNEADVIPNAETAAAVLIGTVFLVIVVTVVFEGGFARHIAEYLNVIPMRVLIIGGGKVGRSLAARLEDRGENVVIIENDETILQTAREEGYTVHEGDGTDTEVLRAAGADNAKIVVAATGDDDVNLLVAQLAESKFDVETIIARANNPDNVDAFEDLGVRTISSSLATAWAIDNVIERPALSNWMTELGRSGDVQEIEVTEPSMVGKTIEELDSELPNGVLIALVGRDGETQVPSEDFTLQNGDHVTFLGRKSAVRSAISLCHPR, encoded by the coding sequence GTGAGTGCCGAGGCAGCGAGTGCGCAGTTGCTGTACATAGTCACCGCCATCATCGGACTGGGCGTCGTCTCACAGGTGCTCGCGGATCGGTTCCAAGTGCCGAGCGTCCTGTTTCTCATCTCGGCCGGTGTTCTCTTCGGCCCGGTCGGACTCGGGCTGCTCGACCCGTCGGCGTTCGGTGACGCGCTCTCGTCCATCGTCGGCTTGAGCGTCGCCATCATCGTCTTCGAGGGGGCGTTCCACCTCAAAGTGAGCAAACTCCGGGAGGCACCGTCGGCACAGATACGCCTCATCACCGTCGGTGCCCTCATCTCGTTGCTCGGGACGGCCACCGTCGTGCGCTACGCGCTCAGGCAACCGTGGGACCTCTCCCTTCTCATCGGGTCGCTGCTCGTGGCGACCGGTCCGACGGTCATCAGCCCGATACTCTCGGTCGTGGCGGTGCGGGACCGAGTCGGTGCCGCGCTCGAAACGGAAGGTATCGCGAACGACGTGTCCGCCGCCATCCTCGCCGTGGTGATGTTCGAAGTTCTCGTCCTCACCGGGTCGAACGGGTTCGACTTCGGCGAGTTTCTGGCGTCCTTCGTTCGCCGACTCGGGACCGGCGTCCTCGTCGGTCTCGTCGTCGCCGGTATTCTCTGGTACGTACTCCACCGGCTCAACCTCTCGCGAGGGAACGCGCCACAGAACTCCCGCCTGCTGATTCTCGTCGGGGCGCTGACCGCGTACGCCGCGGCCGACTTCGTTGCCAAGGAAGCGGGCATCGCGGCCGTCGCGACGGCGGGCATCCTGCTCGGGAACGCGAACCTTCCGTACGAGGAGAAGATAGAGGAGTTCAAGGGCGACATCACGCTCGTCGTCCTCTCGTTCGTGTTCATCACGCTCGCGGCGCAGCTGAAACCGACGTACCTGTTCGACCTCGGTATCGGCGGTATCGTCGTCGTCCTCGCCGTGATGTTCGTCATCCGACCGCTGGTCATCTTCGTTTCGGCCTCCGGCGGTCGATTCACGCGGGGCGAAAAGACGTTCATGAGTCTCGTCGGACCGCGCGGCATCATTCCGGCGTCGGTCGCCACGCTGTTCGCGATTCGCATCCGGAACGAAGCCGACGTGATTCCGAACGCCGAGACGGCGGCGGCGGTGCTCATCGGTACCGTCTTCCTCGTCATCGTCGTGACCGTCGTGTTCGAGGGCGGATTCGCTCGACACATCGCAGAATATCTGAACGTGATTCCAATGCGCGTACTCATCATCGGAGGCGGAAAGGTGGGTCGGTCGCTCGCCGCACGCCTCGAAGACCGCGGAGAGAACGTCGTGATCATCGAGAACGACGAAACGATACTGCAGACCGCACGTGAGGAGGGCTACACCGTCCACGAAGGTGACGGGACCGATACGGAAGTCCTTCGGGCGGCGGGAGCCGACAACGCGAAAATCGTCGTCGCCGCGACCGGTGACGACGACGTGAATCTCCTCGTCGCACAACTCGCCGAATCGAAGTTCGACGTGGAGACCATCATCGCTCGGGCGAACAACCCGGACAACGTGGACGCCTTCGAGGACCTCGGGGTTCGGACGATTTCGTCGTCGCTCGCCACCGCGTGGGCCATCGACAACGTTATCGAACGCCCCGCGCTCTCGAACTGGATGACGGAACTCGGTCGGAGCGGCGACGTACAGGAGATAGAAGTAACCGAACCGAGCATGGTCGGCAAGACCATCGAGGAACTCGACTCCGAACTCCCGAACGGCGTCCTCATCGCGCTCGTCGGCCGCGACGGCGAGACGCAAGTTCCGAGCGAGGACTTCACGCTTCAGAACGGCGACCACGTGACCTTCCTCGGTCGCAAGTCGGCCGTCAGAAGCGCCATCTCGCTGTGTCATCCGCGATAG
- a CDS encoding AMP-dependent synthetase/ligase, whose amino-acid sequence MEWRDAEKEFTDPAIERTTLARMFEDSAERHQNRPAQQYKGGVYGRSLTETALPAAPDGEFRSISYATMRDIVRNLAAGFRDLGVEADDRIGIFADTRMEWAQTDFALLAAGAVVTTVYRSSSVSQVEYLLGDPEATGVVVENENLLERVFEAEDALDLEFIVVMDSLSREYDRDDLYTLGEVHDRGETVFDADEYESWIDARELDDLATLIYTSGTTGKPKGVRLTHWNFRSNVNQCYRRFGPRPDKEVPVVDQHSKTVSFLPLAHVFERTAGHFMMFAAGATVAYAESPDTLQDDFRAVRPTTGTSVPRVYERIYDAIRSQADESDLKRRIFEWATDVGKAYHEVDSPGVGLRAQKLLADKLVFDQVKDGLGGNIEFFISGGGSLSADLCALYHGMGLPILEGYGLTETSPVISVNPPEAPEIGTIGYPVVDEKVKVDDSVVGEQFSDAAGEVGELLVKGPNVTDGYWNKPEETEQAFTEDGWFRTGDIVEIRPDGYIAFRERAKELLVLSTGKNVAPGPIEDAFAASDIVEQCLVMGDGRKFVSALIVPNVEEVRERAAREGLSLPDDDRELCRDDTVYEWVEAEVERINQRFESYERIKQFRLVPIEFTEDNDLLTPTMKKKRRNILDRFADDIDAIYVD is encoded by the coding sequence ATGGAGTGGCGTGACGCCGAGAAGGAGTTTACCGACCCAGCCATCGAGCGGACGACGCTGGCCCGTATGTTCGAGGACAGCGCCGAACGACACCAAAATCGTCCCGCACAGCAGTACAAGGGCGGCGTCTACGGTCGCTCGCTGACCGAAACCGCGCTTCCGGCGGCACCGGACGGCGAGTTTCGGTCCATCTCGTACGCGACGATGCGCGACATCGTTCGCAACCTCGCCGCCGGGTTCCGCGACCTCGGCGTCGAAGCGGACGACAGAATCGGCATCTTCGCCGACACGCGGATGGAGTGGGCACAGACCGACTTCGCGTTGCTCGCGGCGGGCGCGGTCGTGACGACCGTCTATCGGAGTTCGTCCGTCTCCCAAGTCGAGTACCTCCTCGGCGACCCCGAGGCGACGGGCGTCGTCGTCGAGAACGAGAACTTGCTGGAACGCGTGTTCGAGGCGGAAGACGCACTCGACCTCGAATTCATCGTCGTGATGGACTCCCTCTCGCGGGAGTACGACCGCGACGACCTCTACACGCTCGGCGAAGTACACGACCGCGGCGAGACAGTCTTCGACGCCGACGAGTACGAGTCGTGGATCGACGCCCGCGAGTTGGACGACCTCGCCACGCTCATCTACACCAGCGGAACGACCGGCAAACCGAAGGGCGTGAGACTTACCCACTGGAACTTCCGGTCGAACGTCAACCAGTGTTATCGGCGGTTCGGCCCCCGACCCGACAAGGAGGTGCCGGTCGTCGACCAGCACTCGAAGACCGTCTCGTTCCTCCCGCTCGCGCACGTCTTCGAGCGAACCGCCGGTCACTTCATGATGTTTGCGGCCGGTGCGACGGTCGCCTACGCTGAAAGTCCCGACACGTTACAGGACGATTTCCGTGCAGTCAGGCCGACGACCGGCACCAGCGTCCCGCGCGTCTACGAGCGAATTTACGACGCGATTCGGTCACAGGCCGACGAGAGCGACCTGAAACGCCGCATCTTCGAGTGGGCGACGGACGTCGGCAAGGCGTATCACGAGGTGGACTCGCCGGGCGTCGGCCTCCGTGCGCAGAAACTGCTCGCCGACAAACTCGTCTTCGACCAGGTGAAGGACGGACTCGGCGGCAACATCGAGTTCTTCATCAGCGGCGGCGGCAGTCTCTCGGCGGATTTGTGCGCGCTCTATCACGGGATGGGACTGCCCATCCTCGAAGGCTACGGACTCACCGAAACGTCGCCCGTCATCTCGGTCAACCCGCCCGAAGCGCCGGAGATCGGGACCATCGGCTACCCTGTCGTGGACGAAAAAGTGAAGGTCGACGATTCCGTCGTCGGCGAGCAGTTCTCGGACGCGGCGGGCGAGGTCGGCGAACTCCTCGTCAAGGGTCCGAACGTCACCGACGGCTACTGGAACAAACCGGAGGAGACCGAACAGGCCTTCACCGAGGACGGCTGGTTCCGAACCGGCGATATCGTCGAAATCCGACCCGACGGGTACATCGCGTTCCGCGAGCGCGCCAAGGAACTGCTCGTCCTCTCGACCGGCAAGAACGTCGCGCCCGGCCCCATCGAGGACGCCTTCGCCGCCAGCGACATCGTGGAGCAGTGTCTGGTCATGGGCGACGGTCGGAAGTTCGTCAGCGCGCTCATCGTCCCAAACGTCGAGGAGGTCCGCGAGCGCGCCGCCCGCGAGGGGCTCTCACTCCCCGACGACGACCGCGAACTGTGCCGGGACGACACAGTGTACGAGTGGGTCGAAGCCGAAGTCGAGCGCATCAATCAGCGCTTCGAGTCCTACGAGCGGATAAAGCAGTTCAGGCTCGTCCCCATCGAGTTCACCGAGGACAACGACTTGCTCACGCCGACGATGAAGAAGAAACGCCGCAACATCCTCGACCGCTTCGCCGACGACATCGACGCCATCTACGTCGACTGA
- a CDS encoding MBL fold metallo-hydrolase: MAIGDLREVTMGDCSDLYYLDTGMYDTEAYGAVYILDTDRPAIVETGIGTHYERILDALSELDIAREDVAVIAPTHVHLDHAGGAGFLAAECPNADVYVHEIGARHLVNPEYLVKGTKAAVGDQWQFYVEPKPVPEERVVEVTDGDTIDCGSHELDVIHAPGHAPHQTMFYDPANDAVFTADAAGIWVPSIGEIRETSPPSDFDLDQCLDDVETIRDLAPGTLLYTHFGPREYSEDAMDEYGEVLSKWVAAVDAQRAAADDDEEIIEHFVEEGEMDEIWGETKAHAETAMNTRGVLHYLDTHEGM; encoded by the coding sequence ATGGCAATCGGCGACCTACGGGAAGTCACGATGGGGGACTGTTCGGACCTGTACTACCTCGACACCGGAATGTACGACACGGAGGCCTACGGCGCGGTGTACATCCTCGACACCGACCGACCGGCCATCGTGGAAACCGGCATCGGGACCCACTACGAGCGAATCCTCGACGCGCTCTCCGAGTTGGATATCGCGCGGGAGGACGTGGCGGTTATCGCGCCGACGCACGTCCACCTCGACCACGCGGGCGGCGCGGGCTTTCTGGCCGCGGAGTGCCCGAACGCGGACGTGTACGTCCACGAAATCGGCGCGCGCCACCTCGTGAACCCCGAGTATCTGGTGAAGGGGACGAAGGCGGCCGTGGGCGACCAGTGGCAGTTCTACGTCGAACCGAAACCCGTCCCCGAGGAGCGCGTCGTGGAAGTGACGGACGGTGACACCATCGACTGCGGCAGTCACGAACTGGACGTCATCCACGCGCCGGGGCACGCGCCGCACCAGACGATGTTCTACGACCCGGCGAACGACGCGGTGTTCACCGCCGACGCCGCGGGGATTTGGGTGCCGAGCATCGGCGAAATCCGCGAGACGTCGCCGCCGTCGGACTTCGATTTGGACCAGTGTCTGGACGACGTGGAGACAATCCGCGACCTCGCGCCGGGGACGCTCCTCTACACCCATTTCGGGCCGCGCGAGTACTCCGAGGACGCGATGGACGAGTACGGCGAAGTCCTCTCGAAGTGGGTCGCGGCCGTCGACGCCCAGCGCGCGGCCGCGGACGACGACGAGGAGATAATCGAGCACTTCGTCGAGGAGGGTGAAATGGACGAAATCTGGGGCGAGACGAAGGCGCACGCCGAAACGGCGATGAACACCCGCGGCGTTCTTCACTATCTCGACACCCACGAAGGCATGTGA